In a genomic window of Rhododendron vialii isolate Sample 1 chromosome 12a, ASM3025357v1:
- the LOC131310395 gene encoding uncharacterized protein LOC131310395, whose product MGVDYYNILRVTRNTTDDDLRKAYKKLAMKWHPDKNSDSEAESKFKQISLAYDVLSDPIKRQVYDLYGEEALSTGQFPPATPRPAKGFSAKGSFNAKGSFKFSRRVEEDSIFDDLFGGSGFEGKTRGFGGGYVEKLAKPTNVQSPKPTNPYVEKLVKPTNVQSPKPTNPYVEKLAKPTNVQSPRATNTQSPKPTNTPRKSPNGYGDSGGGKAAAVENQLGCSLEELYKGSKRTMVISRIVPDDSGRPRQIEEILKIDIKPGWKNGTKITFPEKGNQEPGMTPGDLIFVVDEKPHALFKRDGNDLIVHQKISLLEALTGKTLDLIALDGRNITIPLKGITRPSHEVVIPNEGMPVSKEPGRKGNLRIKFDVKFPSSLTKEQKFDLKRVLGRIC is encoded by the exons atgggAGTTGATTACTACAACATCCTGAGGGTGACTCGAAACACGACAGACGACGACCTGAGGAAAGCCTACAAGAAGCTCGCAATGAAGTGGCACCCAGACAAGAACTCGGACTCGGAAGCCGAGTCCAAGTTCAAGCAGATCTCCCTGGCCTACGACGTGCTCAGCGACCCCATCAAGCGCCAGGTCTACGACCTCTACGGCGAAGAAGCCCTCAGCACCGGCCAGTTCCCTCCCGCCACGCCGCGGCCGGCTAAGGGCTTCAGCGCCAAAGGGTCGTTCAACGCCAAGGGGTCGTTCAAGTTCAGCAGAAGGGTTGAGGAGGACAGTATATTTGATGACTTGTTTGGTGGGTCTGGGTTCGAGGGTAAGACTCGGGGTTTTGGTGGCGGTTACGTTGAGAAACTGGCCAAACCAACAAACGTACAATCGCCCAAACCAACTAACCCTTACGTTGAGAAACTGGTCAAACCAACAAACGTACAGTCACCCAAACCAACTAACCCTTACGTTGAGAAACTGGCCAAACCAACAAATGTACAGTCGCCAAGAGCGACGAACACACAGTCGCccaaaccaacaaacacacCGCGGAAAAGCCCGAACGGGTACGGGGATAGTGGTGGTGGGAAGGCGGCTGCTGTGGAGAATCAGTTGGGGTGTAGTTTGGAGGAGCTTTATAAGGGGTCGAAGAGGACAATGGTGATTTCAAGGATTGTTCCTGATGATTCTGG GAGACCTAGGCAAATCGAGGAGATCTTGAAAATAGATATCAAACCTGGCTGGAAAAATGGCACAAAAATCACTTTCCCTGAGAAAGGCAACCAGGAGCCCGGGATGACCCCTGGAGATCTCATTTTCGTAGTGGACGAGAAACCGCATGCTCTGTTCAAGAGGGACGGAAACGATCTGATTGTTCATCAGAAAATATCGCTGCTCGAAGCTCTTACGGGGAAGACTCTTGACCTGATTGCACTGGACGGTAGGAACATAACTATCCCGTTGAAAGGTATTACCAGGCCGAGCCATGAAGTGGTGATCCCGAACGAAGGAATGCCCGTCTCGAAAGAACCTGGGAGGAAAGGAAACTTGAGGATCAAGTTCGATGTCAAGTTCCCCTCAAGCTTGACCAAAGAACAGAAATTCGATCTGAAGAGGGTGCTCGGAAGAATCTGCTAA